Proteins from a single region of Punica granatum isolate Tunisia-2019 chromosome 8, ASM765513v2, whole genome shotgun sequence:
- the LOC116189249 gene encoding uncharacterized protein LOC116189249: MATGDLEIKTDKQSRKRTALHYAVVSGSLPIVRTLVEKNGKLMEIVDDKKYSPLHEAAYYFESKEVVRYLISKMPDVTPPYKDSPFFADDCSKGAELIARLVDSRAYDICLQLLVKYPILATATTYCGKGMLNELSLRPSGFLSGSKLGYLGRCIYKIIPVESNGKPRDSSSKGDLENQRVKEQPTLLRHLTQVMHWINGASWTAIEQLVPWVKRIKDEKYEHTFLKIACKEMSGWSQKDISSFFQKFPYFRAAAQNGAVEFITTFFKDFPHLVRDGESILGEAVLHRQEKVFNLFIEGTATMKHLAADYDSVTKDNILHKAARLAPYPQLSSVACPALQMQRELQWFRAVEDLLNPTQRFYRNQKGETPREIFTIEHRKLLSDAVLWMKDTSNSCMVVTALIATVLFSSVFAVPGGNVEGKGIPLFLQEKVFILFAASDAVGLFSSTTSILMFLSILTARYAEEDFLYSLPKRLILGFASLFLAIASMMVAFGATLYMVLRERFKWIFIPIIVITSIPVLLFVKLQLPLFFYMVRSTMVRSKYGSGIFHHKKIW; encoded by the exons ATGGCCACAGGTGACCTGGAAATAAAAACGGATAAACAAAGCCGGAAACGGACTGCCCTCCATTATGCCGTTGTCAGCGGAAGCTTGCCTATTGTCAGGACTTTGGTGGAGAAAAATGGCAAGTTGATGGAAATTGTGgatgataaaaaatattcgCCACTTCATGAAGCGGCCTATTATTTTGAAAGCAAAGAGGTCGTACGGTACCTCATCTCGAAGATGCCCGACGTGACACCTCCATATAAGGATAGCCCCTTCTTTGCTGATGACTGTAGTAAAGGCGCTGAACTAATTGCCAGACTGGTGGACTCACGTGCTTATG ACATTTGCCTTCAGTTGTTGGTTAAGTATCCCATCTTAGCTACTGCAACAACttattgtggaaaaggaaTGCTAAATGAGTTGTCGCTTCGGCCATCCGGATTCCTGAGTGgaagtaagcttggatacttgGGAAGatgcatatataaaa TTATTCCTGTTGAATCCAACGGTAAACCGCGAGATTCATCATCAAAGGGTGACTTGGAAAACCAACGAGTGAAAGAGCAACCAACTTTACTGCGACATTTGACCCAAG TGATGCATTGGATCAATGGAGCTTCTTGGACAGCTATTGAACAACTAG TTCCCTGGGTCAAGCGTATAAAGGATGAGAAATACGAGCACACATTCTTGAAAATTGCCTGTAAAGAGATGTCAGGCTGGAGCCAGAAAGATATCTCGAGCTTCTTCCAAAAATTCCCCTATTTCCGAGCCGCAGCACAAAATGGGGCAGTTGAATTCATAACtacattttttaaagattttcCTCATCTAGTACGTGACGGTGAATCCATACTCGGGGAGGCGGTTTTGCACCGACAAGAGAAGGTCTTCAACCTTTTTATTGAAGGAACCGCGACTATGAAACATTTGGCCGCGGATTATGATAGTGTAACAAAAGACAATATCCTGCATAAAGCCGCAAGATTGGCCCCCTATCCCCAACTTTCATCTGTTGCATGCCCCGCATTACAGATGCAAAGAGAGTTGCAGTGGTTTAGG GCCGTGGAGGATCTTCTTAATCCCACACAGAGGTTCTATAGAAATCAGAAGGGGGAAACACCCCGGGAGATTTTCACAATCGAACACAGAAAATTGCTCAGTGATGCTGTGTTATGGATGAAGGACACATCTAACTCATGCATGGTGGTTACGGCCCTCATAGCTACAGTACTTTTCTCGTCGGTTTTTGCAGTTCCTGGAGGAAACGTCGAGGGCAAAGGCATACCATTATTTTTACAGGAAAAAGTCTTCATCTTGTTTGCTGCTTCAGATGCAGTGGGATTGTTCTCCTCCACCACATCCATCTTGATGTTCCTGTCTATTCTGACAGCACGTTATGCAGAAGAAGATTTCCTTTATTCGCTTCCTAAGAGGTTAATACTCGGGTTTGCCTCTCTTTTCCTTGCCATCGCGAGTATGATGGTGGCATTTGGAGCGACGCTCTACATGGTCTTGCGTGAGAGGTTCAAGTGGATTTTCATCCCGATCATAGTAATCACTTCCATTCCCGTGCTCCTATTTGTGAAGCTGCAGCTTCCGTTGTTCTTCTACATGGTACGATCAACCATGGTACGATCAAAATATGGTTCTGGAATCTTTCACCACAAGAAAATTTGGTAA